One stretch of Streptomyces sp. A2-16 DNA includes these proteins:
- the trmB gene encoding tRNA (guanosine(46)-N7)-methyltransferase TrmB has protein sequence MPADAGESGPHAPGVSVRHTRAKGEPRFPDGPSADPAGSHFERRIRSFQPRRSRVTAGQADALQRLWPTWGLDIDGQRTLDLDEMFGNDNPVVLEIGFGMGEATAQMAAADPGTNILAVDVHTPGQGNLLNLAEQQKLSNVRVGNGDAIILLREMLTADALDGLRVYFPDPWPKKRHHKRRLIQPEFLDLAATRLRPGALVHCATDWEPYAEQMLDVLTAHPAFENTQAGGGFAARPDFRPLTRFEGQGLEKGHVVNDLLFHRVQHGDRTDRSAQPPTGA, from the coding sequence CTGCCCGCCGACGCCGGCGAGTCCGGCCCGCACGCCCCCGGTGTCTCCGTCCGGCACACCCGGGCCAAAGGGGAGCCGCGGTTTCCCGACGGACCCAGTGCCGATCCCGCGGGGTCGCACTTCGAGCGGCGGATCCGGAGCTTCCAGCCCCGGCGGAGCCGGGTGACGGCGGGGCAGGCGGACGCGTTGCAGCGGCTGTGGCCCACCTGGGGCCTCGACATCGACGGGCAGCGCACGCTGGACCTCGACGAGATGTTCGGCAACGACAACCCCGTCGTGCTGGAGATCGGGTTCGGGATGGGCGAGGCCACCGCACAGATGGCCGCCGCGGACCCCGGCACCAACATCCTCGCCGTCGACGTGCACACCCCGGGCCAGGGAAACCTGCTCAACCTCGCCGAACAGCAGAAACTGAGCAACGTCCGGGTCGGCAACGGCGACGCCATCATCCTGCTGCGCGAGATGCTCACCGCGGACGCGCTCGACGGGCTGCGCGTCTACTTCCCGGACCCCTGGCCCAAGAAGCGCCACCACAAGCGCCGGCTGATCCAGCCGGAGTTCCTGGACCTGGCCGCGACCCGTCTCAGGCCCGGCGCGCTGGTGCACTGCGCGACCGACTGGGAGCCGTACGCCGAACAGATGCTCGACGTGCTCACCGCCCATCCGGCGTTCGAGAACACACAGGCGGGCGGCGGTTTCGCGGCGCGTCCCGACTTCCGGCCGCTGACCCGTTTCGAGGGGCAGGGACTGGAGAAGGGACATGTCGTGAACGACCTGCTGTTCCATCGCGTACAGCACGGCGACCGAACCGACCGATCCGCTCAACCCCCCACCGGCGCCTGA
- a CDS encoding PrsW family intramembrane metalloprotease: MATCPPYPTHPGDPTGGAVLRHAHWWQRKWVRYGALITLLALSGLVILALVRQQTGTQGFLVGLGLAVLPVPLLIAAFRWLDRVEPGPWRNLLFAFAWGACAAALIAIIANSFATKWIATATADPSSADTLGATVIAPIVEESAKAAAVLLVFLFRRRDFTGIVDGVVIAGVTATGFAFTENILYLGTAFGTDQLSGDRGIASVTAATFFVRVVMSPFAHPLFTVLTGIGFGISALSAERQHIRRVLVPLSGLLLAMGMHATWNGSSTFGEYGFFAVYAMFMVPAFALLTWLVIWTRQRELRTVREELPAYAVAGWLTPTEPYVLGSMRARRVAREYARRQLGGRPAGRAVAQYEAYATSLAFLRRRGRLGRANADFVVRERELLHELWRRRDVARQALDHAARTTAPPVPVAAPPWPVYGVYGYPTQPTHPAYPVQPVHPVHPQPTVPYPAYNPYRT; this comes from the coding sequence GTGGCCACCTGTCCCCCGTATCCGACGCACCCCGGTGACCCCACCGGTGGCGCCGTGCTGCGGCACGCGCACTGGTGGCAGCGGAAGTGGGTGCGCTACGGCGCGCTGATCACGCTCCTGGCGCTGTCCGGGCTCGTCATCCTCGCCCTGGTCCGCCAGCAGACCGGCACCCAGGGTTTCCTGGTCGGGCTGGGGCTCGCCGTCCTGCCCGTGCCGCTGCTCATCGCCGCGTTCCGCTGGCTCGACCGGGTCGAACCGGGCCCCTGGCGCAATCTGCTGTTCGCCTTCGCCTGGGGCGCCTGTGCGGCCGCCCTGATAGCGATCATCGCCAACAGTTTCGCGACGAAGTGGATAGCGACCGCGACCGCCGACCCGTCCAGTGCGGACACCCTCGGCGCCACGGTGATAGCGCCGATCGTCGAGGAGTCGGCCAAGGCCGCCGCCGTCCTGCTCGTCTTCCTGTTCCGCAGACGGGACTTCACCGGGATCGTCGACGGGGTGGTGATAGCGGGGGTCACCGCCACCGGATTCGCCTTCACCGAGAACATCCTCTACCTCGGCACCGCCTTCGGCACCGACCAGCTCAGCGGGGACCGCGGCATCGCCTCCGTCACCGCCGCGACCTTCTTCGTGCGCGTGGTCATGTCGCCGTTCGCGCACCCCCTGTTCACCGTCCTCACCGGCATCGGCTTCGGCATCTCCGCGCTGTCGGCGGAGCGCCAGCACATCCGGCGGGTGCTCGTCCCGCTGTCCGGGCTGCTGCTCGCGATGGGGATGCACGCGACGTGGAACGGCTCGTCGACGTTCGGGGAGTACGGGTTCTTCGCGGTGTACGCGATGTTCATGGTGCCGGCGTTCGCGCTGCTGACCTGGCTGGTCATCTGGACGCGGCAGCGGGAGCTGAGGACCGTGCGCGAGGAACTGCCCGCGTACGCCGTCGCCGGGTGGCTCACACCGACCGAGCCGTACGTGCTGGGCTCGATGCGGGCGCGGCGGGTGGCGCGGGAGTACGCGCGACGGCAGCTCGGGGGGCGGCCCGCGGGGCGGGCGGTCGCGCAGTACGAGGCGTACGCGACGTCGCTCGCGTTCCTGCGGCGCCGGGGGCGGCTCGGGCGGGCGAACGCCGACTTCGTCGTACGGGAGCGGGAGCTGCTGCACGAGCTGTGGCGGCGGCGGGACGTGGCCCGGCAGGCCCTGGACCACGCGGCCCGGACGACAGCCCCGCCGGTACCGGTGGCCGCGCCGCCTTGGCCGGTGTACGGGGTGTACGGGTATCCGACCCAGCCGACCCATCCTGCCTACCCGGTCCAGCCGGTCCACCCGGTCCACCCCCAGCCGACGGTGCCGTATCCCGCGTACAACCCGTACCGGACGTAG
- a CDS encoding aldo/keto reductase — protein MTSLRKLGSSDLEVFPLSLGGNVFGWTADEATSFAVLDAYTAAGGNFVDTADSYSAWVDGNSGGESETVIGKWLAARGNRDDVVIATKVSQHPDFPGLTAGNIKAAADASLQRLGTDHIDLYYTHFDKTEVPVEEIIGALDELVKAGKVRAIGASNISAARLSESLAFSDREGLARYVALQPHYNLVSRDTYEGELESVAARAGLAAVPYYALASGFLTGKYRPGATVASPRAAGAGKHLDTDRGRKVLAALDDIAEAHTVPVATVALAWLAAQPTVAAPIASARTVEQLPALLKVADLTLTEEELERLTAASA, from the coding sequence ATGACTTCTCTGCGCAAGCTCGGCTCCTCCGACCTCGAGGTCTTCCCGCTCTCCCTCGGCGGCAACGTCTTCGGCTGGACCGCCGACGAGGCCACCTCCTTCGCCGTCCTCGACGCGTACACCGCGGCCGGCGGCAACTTCGTCGACACGGCCGACTCCTACTCGGCGTGGGTCGACGGGAACTCCGGCGGCGAGTCCGAGACCGTCATCGGCAAGTGGCTGGCGGCCCGCGGCAACCGCGACGACGTCGTCATCGCCACGAAGGTCAGCCAGCACCCCGACTTCCCCGGCCTGACCGCCGGGAACATCAAGGCCGCCGCCGACGCCTCGCTGCAGCGTCTGGGCACCGACCACATCGACCTCTACTACACGCACTTCGACAAGACCGAGGTGCCGGTCGAGGAGATCATCGGCGCGCTGGACGAGCTGGTGAAGGCGGGCAAGGTGCGGGCGATCGGCGCCTCCAACATCTCCGCCGCGCGGCTTTCGGAGTCCCTCGCCTTCTCCGACCGCGAGGGCCTGGCGCGCTATGTCGCCCTCCAGCCCCACTACAACCTGGTCTCGCGTGACACCTATGAGGGCGAGCTGGAGTCGGTGGCCGCCCGCGCGGGCCTGGCCGCCGTCCCGTACTACGCCCTCGCCTCCGGGTTCCTCACCGGCAAGTACCGCCCGGGCGCGACGGTCGCAAGTCCGCGGGCCGCGGGCGCCGGAAAGCACCTGGACACCGACCGCGGCCGGAAGGTCCTCGCGGCCCTGGACGACATCGCCGAGGCCCACACGGTCCCGGTCGCCACGGTCGCCCTCGCCTGGCTCGCGGCCCAGCCGACGGTCGCAGCCCCGATCGCCTCCGCACGGACGGTGGAACAGCTCCCGGCACTGCTGAAGGTGGCGGACCTGACCTTGACGGAGGAGGAACTGGAGCGCTTGACGGCGGCGTCGGCGTAG